TGCGCGGTTTCGATCGGATGCAGCGCGCCGCACGCGAGCGCGTGTTGCGTTTGCTGCGCGATGGCTTGCTGAAGCGGCGTCGTGCGCGCGGTCATCGTCGTCCTCGCCCATTACCTGCCTGAAAAACCAGACGGCCGGCGCCTTCGCAGGCATCCGGCCGTCTGGTGGGTCGTGCGTCGCGGATTCGCGTCGAACCCGCGCAAATCTCAGGCCGCGGCCTTTTTGGCCTTCTTGCCCTCGACGTCGGGCAGGAACACCGTGAGGATGCCGATCAGCGGCAGGAACGAGCAGACCTTGTAGACGAACGTGATGCTGGTGGCGTCGGCAAGCTGGCCGAGCACCGCCGCGCCGATGCCGCCGAGGCCGAACGCGAAGCCGAAGAACAGGCCCGCGACCATGCCCACCTTGCCCGGAATCAGTTCCTGCGCGTAGACGAGGATCGCCGAAAACGCCGAGGCGAGCACCACGCCGATGATGATGGTGAGCACGCTGGTCCAGAACAGGTTCGCGTAGGGCAGCATCAGCGTGAACGGCGTGACACCGAGAATCGAGCCCCAGATCACGTATTTACGGCCGATACGGTCGCCCACCGGGCCGCCGATGATCGTGCCGGCGGCCACCGCCGCGAGGAACACGAACAGGTGCACCTGCGCGGCCTGAATGGGCAGATGGAAGCGGTCGATCAGATAGAACGTGAAGTAGCTGTTGATGCTCGCGAGGTAGAAGTACTTCGAGAACACGAGCAGCACGAGAACGCTCATCGCCGCCGCCACGCGGCCGCGCGAGAGTTGCACGTGCGGGACTTCGGCGCGCTTTTTCTTGAGCGCGGGGTGCGCCTTGTACCAGCGGCCGATCTGCGTGAGCACGACCATGCCGACGAGCGCCGCCGCCGAGAACCACGCAATGCTGCGCTGGCCGTGCGGAATGATGATCGCCGCGGCGAGCAGCGGCCCGAGCGACGAGCCCGCGTTGCCGCCCACCTGGAACAGCGACTGCGCGAGACCGTGCTTGCCGCCCGACGCCATGCGCGCGACGCGCGACGACTCCGGGTGGAACACCGACGAGCCGCAGCCCACCAGCGCCGCCGCGACCAGCAGCACGCCAAAGCTCGGCGCGACCGACATCAGCAGCAGGCCGCACAGCGTGAAGCCCATGCCGACGGGCAGCGAATACGGCAGCGGACGCTTGTCCGTGTAGACGCCCACCAGCGGCTGCAGCATCGAGGCGGTGATCTGGTAGGTCAGCGTGATGAGGCCGATCTGCGTGAACGACAGCGCGAAGTTGTCCTTGAGCATCGGATAGATGGCCAGGATCAGCGACTGGATCATGTCGTTGAGCAGATGCGAGAAGCTGATCGCGCCGAGCACCGAATAGACGGTGCGTTGCACCGTGCCGCTGGCGGGTGCGGAAGACGGAGCGGCGCCCGGGATGGCGCGCTTGTCGAGACTGGTTTCCATGTTGTCTGGGCAGCAGAAGTGTCTGCGGCGGCCGGCCGGAGCGTGCAAGGCGGCAGCAGCTAGAAAGGATCGTTTATAGGAATGATTCACGCAGTGTAATGTGTCTCGCTCGAATAGTACGGACAAGTTTTGTCGAGAACCGGACACTTCTCGCACTGCCGCCGCGCAACCCGCGCCCCAATTTCGTGCGCGGCGCGCCGTCGCAGGCGCGGTTGCGCCGTGTCGAGCAGTGTCTCGAAAAAGCCGCAGCGAATTTTGGCGGCCCGGCCGAGCGTGTATAACCCGCCATGGCGTGCGCCCACGAAGCGCGTGTCGACGGGGCCGGAACACGCGGCAAAGCCGTTTGCGCGGCGTTAAAGATTGCGCGGCGGCGTGCCGTAGTCCGGAGTTGAGGCGGAACGCATATCAAGAAACACGCACACGCCGAACCAGGAGCGGGAGACCCAATGAAAGCAGTATCGCAAGGCGGCCGGCACGCGGGATTCGTGCCGCAGGAACCGGCGGGCGGCGCAGCGGACGCGCCGCCGCACAGAAAGCACGACTCGCGGCGCGCCGCCGCGAGCCAGAACGTCGCGCGGCTTTCGGTGAAGGCGACGCTGCGGCTCGCGTTTGCGCTCGTGCTCGTCGGCACGCTCGCGATCGGCGTGTTTTCGCTCACCCAGGCGAGCCGTTTGAACGGCTCGACCCAGTCGATCTACGAACAGGGCTATGTCGCCACGCGCGCCGCCGAGGAAGTGCGCGGCCACGTGCTGCGCGCGAGCCGCGCGCAAAAGCAGTTGCTGACGGCGACCACCGCCGCCGAGCGCGACGAGTTGGGCGCGGGCATCGACAAGGATCTCGGCGCGCTCGGCAACGAAATGACGCAGTTGCAGACCTACGCGCAGGAGCAGGGCGGCGACGCGCTCGCGCTGCAAAAGAAGCTCGCCGATGCGACCAACGCGTGGAGCGGCCATCTGCATGACTTCGTGACGCTCGTGAAGCAGCAGCCGCTCGATCTTTCGCAGATGAGCTGGCAAGTCGGCACGCAGGACGTCTCGCTGCTGGTGGAAACCGGCAAGCTCGAAACGCTCGTCAACGATCTCGTGGTGCAGCGCGGCGCGGCCGCGAAGGCGACCATGGAGAAGGCCGCGTTCATCTTCAAGTCGTCGTTCGTGATGCTGGCGGTTGCCACGGTGGCGATGTTCGTGCTCGCGTTCGTGGTGAGCGAATGGGTCGTGCGGCGCATCGCGCGCCAGTTGGGCGGCGAGCCCGCGCACGCCAAGGCGATCGCCGCGCGCATCGCGGCCGGCGATCTCGCGCAACCGGTGGCGGTGCATGCGCGCGACGCGTCGAGCATGATCGGCGCGCTGCGCGACATGCAAACAGGCCTCTCGACCACCGTTGCCGAAATTGCCGCGAGCGCGGAAGCCATTGCCTCGGCGTCGAGCGAAATCTCGACGGGCAACCTCGATCTCTCGCATCGCACCGAGCAGCAGGCCGTCGCGCTCGAACGCACGGCGAGCAGCATGGAGCAACTCACCTCGACCGTGCGTCTGAACGCCGAAA
The Paraburkholderia acidisoli genome window above contains:
- a CDS encoding MFS transporter, with the protein product METSLDKRAIPGAAPSSAPASGTVQRTVYSVLGAISFSHLLNDMIQSLILAIYPMLKDNFALSFTQIGLITLTYQITASMLQPLVGVYTDKRPLPYSLPVGMGFTLCGLLLMSVAPSFGVLLVAAALVGCGSSVFHPESSRVARMASGGKHGLAQSLFQVGGNAGSSLGPLLAAAIIIPHGQRSIAWFSAAALVGMVVLTQIGRWYKAHPALKKKRAEVPHVQLSRGRVAAAMSVLVLLVFSKYFYLASINSYFTFYLIDRFHLPIQAAQVHLFVFLAAVAAGTIIGGPVGDRIGRKYVIWGSILGVTPFTLMLPYANLFWTSVLTIIIGVVLASAFSAILVYAQELIPGKVGMVAGLFFGFAFGLGGIGAAVLGQLADATSITFVYKVCSFLPLIGILTVFLPDVEGKKAKKAAA
- a CDS encoding methyl-accepting chemotaxis protein is translated as MKAVSQGGRHAGFVPQEPAGGAADAPPHRKHDSRRAAASQNVARLSVKATLRLAFALVLVGTLAIGVFSLTQASRLNGSTQSIYEQGYVATRAAEEVRGHVLRASRAQKQLLTATTAAERDELGAGIDKDLGALGNEMTQLQTYAQEQGGDALALQKKLADATNAWSGHLHDFVTLVKQQPLDLSQMSWQVGTQDVSLLVETGKLETLVNDLVVQRGAAAKATMEKAAFIFKSSFVMLAVATVAMFVLAFVVSEWVVRRIARQLGGEPAHAKAIAARIAAGDLAQPVAVHARDASSMIGALRDMQTGLSTTVAEIAASAEAIASASSEISTGNLDLSHRTEQQAVALERTASSMEQLTSTVRLNAENAEQASTLASNASEIAEKGGSVVGRVVATMEQINDSAKSIADIIGVIEGIAFQTNILALNAAVEAARAGEEGRGFSVVAAEVRNLAQRSAAAAKEIKALIHASVERVENGSTLAQDAGATMNEVVKAVKRVSDIIGEISAASREQRAGIEEIGRAVSQMDAGTQQNAALVEEATAAAQSLDDQAKVLKRLVGKFQLA